Proteins encoded in a region of the Bacteroidota bacterium genome:
- the kdsA gene encoding 3-deoxy-8-phosphooctulonate synthase: MIDKIPNIKFTAKGNFFLIAGPCVIEGEDVVMEIAERIIGITDKLEIPFIFKASFKKANRSRLDSFTGIGDKAGLEMIKKVGGKYSIPTLTDIHSPEDALLAAKYVDVLQIPAFLCRQTDLLVAAANTGKFVNVKKGQFLSANAMKHAVDKIKQSGNNNVMLTERGTTFGYNDLVVDYRGIPEMQKNNVPVVLDVTHSLQQPNQESGITGGRPEMIETIAKAGIAVGVDGIFIETHPNPAKALSDGANMLQLDKLEELLIKLIKIRKSILN; the protein is encoded by the coding sequence ATGATTGATAAAATACCAAATATAAAATTCACCGCTAAAGGGAATTTTTTTCTTATTGCCGGCCCCTGTGTTATTGAAGGGGAAGATGTTGTTATGGAAATTGCAGAACGTATAATTGGAATAACCGATAAATTGGAAATTCCATTTATTTTCAAAGCATCTTTTAAAAAGGCCAACAGATCAAGACTTGATTCCTTTACAGGAATTGGTGATAAAGCAGGACTTGAAATGATCAAAAAAGTTGGTGGAAAATATTCTATTCCTACCCTTACCGATATTCACTCTCCAGAAGATGCACTGCTGGCTGCAAAATATGTTGATGTTCTTCAAATCCCTGCTTTTTTATGTAGACAAACTGATCTTTTAGTTGCAGCAGCCAATACAGGAAAATTTGTAAATGTTAAAAAAGGCCAGTTTTTATCCGCAAATGCAATGAAACATGCTGTAGATAAAATAAAGCAAAGCGGGAATAACAATGTAATGCTAACTGAAAGAGGAACAACTTTTGGCTACAATGATCTTGTTGTAGATTACAGAGGAATACCAGAAATGCAGAAAAACAATGTTCCCGTTGTGCTTGATGTAACCCATTCCCTTCAGCAACCAAACCAGGAATCCGGAATAACAGGTGGCCGTCCTGAAATGATTGAAACAATTGCAAAAGCAGGCATTGCAGTAGGAGTAGACGGTATTTTTATTGAAACCCATCCTAATCCCGCTAAAGCTCTTTCAGACGGGGCAAATATGCTTCAACTTGACAAGCTTGAAGAATTGTTAATCAAATTAATAAAAATCAGGAAATCTATTCTAAACTAA
- a CDS encoding peptidase C1, whose product MKQKILLLMVGLFSTFTLFSQEQKKDKGVYKPYVPGFYEEIQKSNLESNSPKKEEKKSFKMDFSGLDVPVSVDEFKSSWCNKPISQGETGTCWCFSTSSFYESEIFRQTGQQIKLSELYIVYYEYIEKAREFVKTRGKSEFGEGSETNAVKRMMKTHGLVPLEAYNGLKNGRRFHDHNLMFKEMNDYLQFIKTSSNWNEEQAVATVKSILNYYIGVPPTTVTVNGKNISPQEYLKNVAKINPDDYVDFMSLMENPYWKQSLYDVPDNWWRSKDYYNVPLDDFMNIIKSASKSGFTIAIGGDVSETGYDSHSELAMVPTYDIPSAYIDENARQLRFSNNTTTDDHAIHLIGYLEKPNGNWFLIKDSGSGGFNGKNKGYYFYHEDYIKLKIMSFTIHKDAVKQELKKFN is encoded by the coding sequence ATGAAGCAAAAGATATTGTTACTAATGGTGGGGTTGTTTTCAACATTTACATTGTTTTCCCAAGAACAAAAAAAAGACAAAGGTGTTTATAAACCATATGTTCCAGGTTTCTATGAAGAAATACAAAAGAGTAATTTAGAATCAAATAGCCCAAAAAAGGAAGAGAAAAAATCCTTTAAAATGGATTTTTCTGGCTTAGATGTTCCCGTTTCTGTTGATGAATTTAAATCCTCCTGGTGCAATAAGCCTATTTCTCAAGGTGAAACAGGTACTTGTTGGTGTTTTTCCACCTCCTCTTTTTATGAATCTGAAATATTCAGGCAAACAGGCCAGCAGATAAAGCTTTCCGAACTTTATATTGTGTATTATGAGTATATTGAAAAAGCACGTGAGTTTGTAAAAACAAGAGGCAAATCAGAATTCGGTGAAGGATCTGAAACTAATGCTGTGAAAAGGATGATGAAAACCCATGGTCTTGTTCCTCTTGAGGCTTATAACGGGCTGAAAAACGGGAGAAGATTTCACGATCACAATTTAATGTTCAAGGAAATGAACGATTACCTGCAATTTATTAAAACATCCTCTAACTGGAATGAAGAACAAGCTGTTGCCACAGTTAAATCTATCCTGAACTATTATATTGGTGTTCCTCCTACAACAGTGACAGTTAACGGAAAAAACATAAGTCCACAGGAATACCTTAAAAATGTAGCTAAAATTAATCCGGATGATTATGTTGATTTTATGTCCTTGATGGAGAACCCATACTGGAAACAAAGCCTTTACGATGTACCCGATAATTGGTGGAGAAGTAAGGATTATTACAATGTTCCTCTTGATGATTTTATGAACATCATTAAAAGTGCCTCTAAATCAGGCTTTACAATTGCTATTGGAGGAGATGTTTCTGAAACAGGTTATGACTCTCATTCTGAACTTGCCATGGTTCCTACCTATGACATACCTTCGGCATATATAGATGAAAATGCAAGACAACTTAGGTTTTCAAACAATACTACTACCGATGATCATGCTATTCATCTTATTGGATACCTTGAAAAACCAAATGGGAATTGGTTCCTGATAAAGGACTCTGGAAGTGGCGGTTTTAATGGTAAAAACAAAGGATATTATTTTTATCATGAAGATTACATCAAACTAAAGATAATGTCCTTTACTATTCATAAAGATGCTGTAAAGCAGGAGTTGAAGAAATTCAATTAA
- a CDS encoding TonB-dependent receptor, with protein sequence MKILFAFSLFTLIGVNVYSQGTLKGNIVSLGKPVPFANVGFKGLNIGAASDIQGNFIIENVPEGELELIVSVVGYEKKKHSVRIENGKTTQVILTIKPSLQELNQIVVTGTMKETFISDSPVKVEVITASFLQKSPTNNIMQAIETINGVQEQIGCGVCGTSDIHINGMEGPYTLVLIDGMPIMSALSTVYGLNGIATSLIERIEIIKGPSSTLYGTEAVAGVINVITKKPQDVPLIGFNAFGTSDLEKNIDFYFAPKMKKSKMLFSGNYYNMNNFIDENEDNFNDIPLINRVSLFSKFSFDRKNSRIFNISAKYYDENRFGGVSQWTPQFRGSDSIYGESIYTKRYELISSYQLPFNEKLRWDLSFNNHNQDSWYGDTEYAAVQTTVFSNLIWDKTIGARHDLIFGSSLRYNFYDDNTFATNQADRVFIPGIFAQDEYALSDNLSILAGLRFDYHEKHGSIFSPRINFKYKPATYTTLRLNAGTGFRVVNLFTEEHAALTGARTVVVKGELSPEKSYNMNLNVNHVFTIKESSGTIDADIFYTYFENKIIPDYETDKNLIVYDNLLGHSISRGFSLSYNHRFNSPFKLSAGGTFLDVFAVTEDNDGNSVRENQAFVPKLSGVFTLSYTIKKLKTSIDYTGKVMGPMELPTYDHPFERDEISPWFTLQNLQVTKEIKKFFEVYIGVRNILNYTQNSPLIDPQNPFGPNFDTAYAYGPLQGRRFFIGLRFGFGK encoded by the coding sequence ATGAAAATACTTTTCGCGTTCAGCCTTTTTACACTAATTGGGGTAAATGTTTATTCCCAGGGAACACTAAAGGGGAATATTGTTTCTTTGGGAAAACCAGTTCCTTTTGCCAATGTTGGATTCAAAGGACTTAATATTGGCGCAGCATCTGATATTCAAGGCAATTTCATCATTGAAAATGTGCCTGAAGGAGAACTTGAGTTAATTGTTTCGGTTGTAGGATATGAAAAGAAAAAACATAGCGTAAGAATTGAAAATGGAAAAACTACTCAAGTGATTTTAACCATAAAACCCTCCTTGCAGGAATTGAACCAGATTGTGGTTACAGGAACAATGAAGGAGACTTTCATAAGTGATTCACCAGTAAAAGTAGAGGTGATAACTGCAAGTTTTTTACAAAAATCACCTACCAATAATATAATGCAAGCTATTGAAACTATAAATGGTGTTCAAGAACAAATTGGTTGTGGTGTTTGCGGGACTTCTGATATACATATAAATGGAATGGAAGGACCATACACCCTGGTTTTAATTGATGGAATGCCAATTATGAGCGCCCTTTCTACAGTTTATGGTTTAAATGGAATAGCTACCTCTTTAATTGAAAGAATAGAAATTATTAAAGGGCCTTCATCCACATTGTATGGAACTGAAGCAGTTGCAGGGGTAATTAATGTAATTACAAAAAAGCCTCAGGATGTTCCCTTGATTGGATTTAATGCATTCGGAACATCTGATTTGGAAAAAAACATCGATTTTTATTTTGCCCCTAAAATGAAAAAATCCAAGATGTTGTTTAGTGGAAATTACTATAACATGAATAATTTCATTGATGAAAACGAAGATAATTTTAATGACATTCCTCTTATTAATAGGGTTTCCTTATTTTCTAAATTCTCTTTTGATAGAAAGAACAGCAGAATATTCAACATTTCGGCCAAATATTATGATGAAAACCGTTTCGGAGGGGTTAGCCAGTGGACTCCTCAATTTCGTGGCAGTGATTCCATTTATGGCGAATCCATTTACACAAAAAGGTATGAATTAATTAGCTCTTATCAACTTCCTTTTAACGAAAAGCTAAGATGGGATTTATCCTTTAATAATCACAATCAGGACTCCTGGTATGGCGATACTGAATATGCTGCTGTTCAAACTACTGTTTTTTCCAATTTAATTTGGGATAAAACAATAGGAGCAAGGCATGATTTAATATTTGGATCAAGTTTACGTTATAATTTTTACGATGACAATACTTTTGCCACAAACCAGGCTGACAGGGTTTTTATACCAGGAATTTTTGCACAGGATGAGTATGCACTAAGTGATAATCTTAGCATACTTGCTGGTTTACGCTTTGATTACCATGAAAAACATGGAAGCATTTTTTCACCCAGGATCAACTTTAAGTACAAACCTGCAACCTATACAACCCTAAGACTTAATGCAGGAACAGGATTTAGGGTTGTAAATTTATTTACCGAGGAGCATGCTGCACTTACTGGAGCAAGAACGGTAGTGGTTAAAGGTGAACTGAGCCCTGAAAAATCATATAATATGAATTTAAATGTAAACCATGTTTTTACTATCAAAGAAAGTTCAGGAACCATTGATGCTGACATCTTTTATACCTATTTTGAAAATAAAATAATCCCTGATTATGAAACTGACAAAAATCTGATTGTTTATGATAATCTACTTGGACATTCCATATCCAGAGGATTTTCTTTATCATACAACCATAGATTTAATTCCCCCTTTAAATTATCTGCAGGTGGAACTTTCCTTGATGTATTTGCTGTTACAGAAGATAATGATGGAAATAGTGTAAGGGAAAATCAGGCCTTTGTTCCCAAATTATCGGGTGTATTTACATTATCTTACACTATAAAAAAATTAAAAACAAGTATTGATTATACTGGTAAGGTTATGGGCCCAATGGAATTGCCAACTTATGACCATCCCTTTGAACGCGATGAGATATCTCCATGGTTCACTTTACAAAACCTGCAAGTGACAAAAGAAATAAAGAAGTTTTTCGAAGTTTACATTGGTGTAAGGAATATTTTAAACTATACTCAAAATAGCCCTTTAATCGATCCACAAAACCCATTTGGTCCAAATTTCGATACCGCCTATGCCTATGGCCCTTTACAAGGACGAAGATTTTTTATTGGTTTAAGGTTTGGTTTTGGAAAATAG
- a CDS encoding metal-dependent transcriptional regulator has translation MNTYTEENYLKAIYKLSKSHDDGVNTNAIADLLKTKASSVTDMIKKLNEKNLLNYVKYQGVTLTPEGEKVAVKIIRKHRLWEYFLVNCLNFKWDEVHDIAEELEHINSDKLINNLDKFLDHPKFDPHGDPIPDKDGNIYEHKEVSLADLEDKRSGIIVGVKDHSTQFLKYLEGIHLLLGTKVKIIKKFEYDDSILVSTGDNREIIVSNKVSRNLYIKKSIPK, from the coding sequence ATGAATACTTACACGGAAGAAAATTATTTAAAGGCTATTTATAAGCTTTCCAAATCCCATGATGATGGGGTTAACACCAATGCCATTGCCGATTTGTTGAAGACTAAGGCAAGTTCGGTAACTGACATGATTAAGAAATTAAATGAAAAAAATCTTCTCAACTATGTTAAATATCAAGGAGTAACACTAACACCTGAGGGTGAAAAAGTTGCTGTAAAGATTATCCGAAAACACCGGTTGTGGGAATATTTCCTAGTGAATTGTTTGAACTTCAAATGGGATGAAGTACATGATATAGCGGAAGAACTTGAGCATATTAATTCAGATAAATTAATTAATAACCTCGATAAATTTTTAGACCATCCTAAATTCGATCCACATGGAGATCCCATTCCAGATAAGGATGGAAATATATATGAGCACAAAGAAGTTTCCCTTGCTGATTTAGAGGATAAGCGATCAGGAATAATTGTAGGGGTAAAAGATCACTCAACACAGTTTTTAAAATACCTGGAAGGAATTCATTTGCTTTTAGGAACAAAAGTAAAGATTATTAAAAAATTCGAATACGATGATTCTATCCTGGTTTCCACCGGAGATAACAGGGAAATAATTGTTTCAAACAAAGTCAGCAGAAATCTATACATAAAAAAATCAATACCTAAATAA
- a CDS encoding ZIP family metal transporter, translating to MFEAAKIWFIDLSPVFQALLATIFTWLLTAFGASFVFFFKSMNRKFMDGMLGFTGGVMVAASFWSLLSPAIAMSEDLYVPTWFPAAAGFLAGALFIYSLDKVLPHLHINFKPSESEGIKTDWHRSTLLVLAITLHNIPEGLAIGIAFGAVAAGIPHAEMGAAVALALGIGLQNFPEGMAVSMPLRRQGLSRFKSFWFGQLSAIVEPVAGVLGAIAVIYAQPILPYALAFAAGAMVYVVVEEVIPESQRDKYTDTSTLGFIGGFIIMMILDVGLS from the coding sequence ATGTTTGAAGCAGCCAAAATTTGGTTTATTGATCTTTCCCCTGTTTTCCAAGCACTTTTGGCAACCATTTTCACCTGGTTGTTAACCGCTTTTGGAGCCTCTTTTGTTTTCTTTTTCAAAAGCATGAATCGCAAGTTCATGGATGGAATGCTTGGTTTTACTGGGGGGGTAATGGTCGCAGCAAGCTTTTGGTCCTTGCTCTCTCCTGCAATAGCAATGTCTGAGGATCTTTATGTGCCTACCTGGTTTCCTGCGGCAGCTGGTTTTTTAGCAGGTGCTTTGTTTATTTATTCATTGGATAAAGTACTTCCTCATTTACACATAAATTTTAAACCATCGGAAAGTGAGGGTATAAAAACGGACTGGCACCGTTCAACGCTTCTTGTTCTTGCAATTACCCTGCACAATATTCCAGAAGGACTTGCTATTGGAATTGCTTTTGGCGCTGTTGCAGCAGGAATTCCGCATGCTGAAATGGGTGCTGCTGTGGCCCTAGCACTTGGAATTGGCTTGCAAAACTTCCCGGAAGGCATGGCAGTTTCCATGCCCCTTAGAAGACAAGGCCTTTCTCGTTTTAAAAGTTTTTGGTTCGGTCAGCTTTCTGCCATTGTTGAACCCGTTGCAGGAGTATTGGGTGCAATTGCTGTAATTTATGCCCAGCCCATTTTACCTTATGCTCTTGCTTTTGCAGCAGGGGCAATGGTTTATGTGGTTGTGGAGGAAGTAATACCTGAATCACAAAGGGATAAATATACTGATACCTCTACGCTGGGTTTTATTGGTGGTTTTATTATTATGATGATTCTTGATGTTGGATTGTCTTAA
- the smpB gene encoding SsrA-binding protein SmpB gives MEKDKHKTIINIKNRRASFEYEFLDVYVAGIQLTGTEIKSIRDSKANITDGFCIFLKDELWARNIHIAEYKEGSYNNHEPKRDRKLLLNKGELKKLANKTKDKGLTIVPLRLFINNKGFAKLEIALAKGKKLFDKRESLKEKDTKRQIDRLLKE, from the coding sequence ATGGAAAAGGATAAGCATAAAACGATAATAAATATAAAAAACAGGAGAGCTTCTTTTGAATATGAGTTTTTGGATGTTTATGTAGCGGGTATTCAGTTAACAGGAACTGAAATTAAATCGATAAGAGATAGCAAAGCAAATATTACAGATGGTTTTTGCATTTTTTTAAAAGATGAACTTTGGGCAAGAAATATTCATATTGCAGAATATAAGGAAGGTTCATACAACAACCATGAACCCAAGCGCGACCGAAAGCTGCTTCTTAACAAGGGTGAACTAAAAAAACTAGCCAATAAAACAAAAGACAAGGGCTTAACCATTGTCCCTTTGAGGTTGTTTATAAACAATAAAGGTTTTGCCAAACTGGAAATTGCCCTTGCAAAAGGAAAAAAATTATTCGATAAACGTGAGAGTTTAAAAGAAAAGGATACCAAAAGGCAAATAGACAGACTATTAAAGGAGTAG
- a CDS encoding T9SS type A sorting domain-containing protein → MKNIYLSFCLILLIPSVFSATLYSRANGPYGTTGTWSIVSHVGPSCSCIPNNNDIVIIGNGNNITFSTLIIIGSGNVASLTVNTGSFLTGNGTSDIEIKTGGTLNIGGTVTTRNISFANGSIINVESTGVLIVTGNLTNNNNSSNVTFNGAISVSGNFNNGNGGDISGNGSLSVEGTINNTGTTFGCSGSNCCEGNPCTFSITLPIELLSFEAFSHDNSIVLKWVTASETNNDFFTIEKTTDGIEFTEVHKLKAAGNSRQIISYSQNDLHPFPGLSYYRLKQTDYDGKFSFSDLVAVNFDKKEMASFSVFPNPAPIGSALNILIAGELNKEILIVVVDMSGREYYSKVIVLDNNKTVVAIDPYDRLPSGVYLITGSMNNDLYNKKLIVR, encoded by the coding sequence ATGAAAAATATATATTTATCATTTTGCTTGATTTTACTAATTCCTTCAGTATTTTCTGCAACTCTTTACTCAAGAGCTAATGGTCCTTATGGAACCACTGGAACCTGGTCAATAGTTTCTCATGTAGGCCCTTCCTGTAGCTGTATCCCTAATAATAATGATATCGTAATTATTGGAAATGGCAATAACATTACTTTTTCAACACTCATTATTATTGGATCTGGCAATGTGGCTTCCTTAACTGTTAATACAGGATCTTTTTTAACAGGAAATGGAACAAGTGATATTGAAATTAAAACAGGAGGAACTTTAAACATTGGTGGTACAGTCACTACAAGAAATATTTCCTTTGCAAATGGAAGTATTATAAATGTTGAGAGCACTGGTGTGTTGATTGTAACAGGTAATTTGACCAATAACAACAACAGTTCGAATGTTACTTTTAACGGAGCCATTTCCGTTTCAGGAAATTTTAATAATGGTAATGGGGGAGATATTTCTGGTAATGGCTCACTTTCAGTTGAAGGAACAATTAACAATACAGGAACAACTTTTGGTTGTTCAGGATCAAATTGTTGTGAAGGAAATCCTTGTACCTTTTCAATAACATTACCCATTGAATTATTAAGTTTTGAGGCTTTTTCCCATGATAACAGTATAGTTCTTAAATGGGTAACTGCTTCCGAAACAAACAATGATTTTTTTACCATTGAGAAAACCACAGACGGAATAGAATTTACAGAAGTTCATAAGCTGAAAGCGGCTGGAAATAGCAGGCAAATAATTTCATATTCCCAAAACGATTTGCATCCCTTCCCTGGTTTGTCTTATTATAGGCTCAAGCAAACCGATTATGATGGAAAGTTTAGTTTTTCTGATTTAGTTGCTGTTAATTTTGATAAAAAAGAAATGGCCTCCTTTAGTGTTTTTCCTAATCCGGCCCCTATTGGATCAGCACTAAATATTTTAATTGCAGGAGAATTAAATAAAGAGATTTTAATCGTGGTTGTTGATATGTCTGGTAGGGAATATTATTCAAAGGTAATTGTTCTTGATAATAATAAGACTGTTGTTGCTATTGATCCCTATGATCGATTGCCAAGTGGAGTTTATCTTATTACTGGTTCAATGAATAATGATTTGTACAATAAAAAACTAATTGTTAGGTAA
- a CDS encoding glycosyltransferase: MDYLEKHTFYSKKIVKKPEHDLGIVVVIPAFCEPQLLKSLISLKNCIKPQCSVEVIVVVNHSIDAQEPIRKETQKMITQVKEWIDTNQDKRLDFKIIIACDLPSKFAGVGLARKIGMDEAVRRFLITKNNKGIICCFDADSTCDTNYFTAIEYHFKINPKTMACSIYFEHPLSGDEFTHEVYEGILNYELHLRYYIAGLRFAGHPFAYHTIGSSMAVRTDVYQKQGGMNKRKAGEDFYFLHKIIPLGAFTELNATRIIPSPRSSTRVPFGTGRAINSWIENKTEYFLTYNPKVFQEMKFFLEHVDGLYTSTTFQEFSDPIVAFLMDSNFKDKVYEIRENSKDLNSFRKRFYTWFDGFRALKFVHFMRDNYFSNIELHAASQNLLEQIHKKEFSKLELEKMIIKYRKLDIKGK; this comes from the coding sequence ATGGATTATCTGGAGAAACATACCTTTTATTCAAAAAAAATAGTTAAAAAACCTGAACACGATCTAGGAATTGTTGTTGTAATTCCAGCTTTTTGCGAACCACAATTGCTAAAATCGTTAATTTCCCTTAAGAATTGTATAAAACCTCAATGTTCTGTTGAGGTTATTGTTGTTGTTAATCATTCCATTGACGCACAAGAGCCCATAAGGAAAGAAACACAGAAAATGATTACTCAGGTAAAGGAATGGATAGATACAAACCAGGATAAAAGGCTTGATTTTAAAATTATTATAGCCTGCGATTTACCTTCAAAATTTGCAGGGGTTGGCCTGGCTCGAAAAATTGGAATGGATGAAGCCGTTAGAAGATTCCTTATTACAAAGAATAACAAAGGAATTATTTGTTGTTTTGATGCAGATTCAACCTGTGATACCAATTATTTTACCGCAATTGAATACCATTTCAAGATAAATCCCAAAACAATGGCTTGTTCAATTTATTTTGAACATCCCTTATCCGGTGATGAATTTACACATGAAGTATATGAAGGAATTCTAAACTATGAACTCCATTTAAGATATTATATAGCGGGATTACGTTTCGCAGGGCATCCTTTTGCCTACCATACAATTGGCTCTTCCATGGCAGTACGCACTGATGTTTATCAAAAGCAGGGAGGGATGAATAAAAGAAAAGCAGGAGAAGATTTTTATTTTTTACATAAAATAATTCCTCTTGGTGCATTCACTGAACTTAATGCAACAAGAATAATTCCATCTCCCAGATCATCCACAAGGGTACCCTTTGGTACAGGAAGGGCAATAAACAGTTGGATAGAAAATAAAACTGAATATTTTCTCACATACAACCCTAAAGTATTCCAGGAGATGAAATTCTTTTTGGAGCATGTGGATGGATTATATACATCAACCACTTTTCAGGAATTTTCAGATCCCATTGTTGCATTTCTTATGGATTCTAACTTTAAAGATAAAGTCTATGAAATCAGAGAAAATAGTAAAGACCTAAATTCCTTTAGAAAAAGGTTTTATACCTGGTTTGATGGATTCAGAGCTTTGAAATTCGTCCACTTTATGCGAGATAATTATTTTTCCAATATAGAGTTACATGCAGCCTCCCAAAACTTGCTTGAACAAATTCACAAAAAGGAGTTTTCAAAATTGGAATTGGAAAAAATGATTATAAAATACAGGAAATTGGATATTAAAGGAAAGTGA
- the pdxH gene encoding pyridoxamine 5'-phosphate oxidase, with the protein MDNLREHINKLRKDFSLQSLNEQSVNKNPVIQFEQWFNEAMQAQIPEFNAFDLATVSEHGQPSLRILYLRDFSTHGFVFYTNYHSQKGRDIEVNPKICMNFFWPQMERQIRIQGIAQKQITEDSDLYFNNRPKGSQIGAWASVQSSVVENREALDKLVQDITNKFQDKEIPRPPHWGGYIVKPEKIEFWQGRPSRLHDRIRYFINENEQWQIERIAP; encoded by the coding sequence ATGGATAATCTAAGAGAACACATTAATAAACTAAGAAAGGATTTCTCTCTCCAGTCATTAAATGAACAATCAGTGAATAAAAACCCAGTGATACAGTTTGAACAATGGTTTAATGAAGCAATGCAAGCCCAGATTCCTGAATTTAATGCATTCGACCTTGCCACAGTTTCTGAACATGGTCAGCCTTCTTTGAGGATTTTATACTTACGCGATTTTAGTACGCATGGCTTTGTTTTTTATACCAACTACCACAGCCAAAAGGGCAGAGACATTGAAGTAAATCCAAAAATTTGCATGAATTTTTTTTGGCCTCAAATGGAAAGGCAAATAAGAATACAAGGTATTGCCCAAAAACAAATAACTGAGGATTCTGATTTGTATTTTAACAATCGTCCAAAAGGTTCTCAAATTGGTGCATGGGCTTCTGTTCAAAGCTCTGTAGTTGAAAACAGAGAAGCACTTGATAAACTTGTTCAGGACATAACGAATAAATTTCAGGACAAAGAAATCCCACGCCCTCCTCATTGGGGTGGATATATTGTTAAACCTGAAAAAATTGAATTTTGGCAGGGTCGACCAAGCCGTTTGCACGACCGTATAAGATATTTTATAAATGAAAATGAGCAATGGCAAATAGAGCGAATTGCACCCTAA
- a CDS encoding tRNA-(ms[2]io[6]A)-hydroxylase, whose amino-acid sequence MKLSPELQFNTSMEWVKAVLSDLEGFLQDHADCERKASAMAMSFVAKCPDKVEIIPELIETALEEMEHFKMVYQIMEKRGIRLKAEIPKDSYIQQLLALCRNTPDERLMDRMLLASIIECRGAERFRLVAENIIDAELKTFYKMLWISEAKHGNIFVKMILNYQDEKEVYERLDYLVAKEAEICRLLPIRAALH is encoded by the coding sequence ATGAAATTATCGCCAGAATTACAATTTAACACTTCCATGGAATGGGTAAAAGCAGTGCTTTCGGATTTAGAAGGATTTTTACAGGATCATGCCGATTGTGAACGCAAGGCATCAGCCATGGCAATGAGTTTTGTTGCTAAATGTCCGGATAAGGTGGAAATAATTCCCGAATTAATAGAGACTGCTTTGGAGGAGATGGAACATTTTAAAATGGTATACCAGATTATGGAAAAACGTGGAATAAGGCTAAAGGCAGAAATACCAAAGGATTCCTATATACAACAGCTATTGGCTCTTTGCAGAAATACTCCAGATGAAAGGCTAATGGACAGAATGTTACTGGCATCAATTATTGAATGCAGGGGAGCTGAAAGGTTCCGGCTGGTGGCAGAAAACATAATAGATGCAGAACTAAAAACATTTTATAAAATGCTTTGGATTTCGGAAGCAAAACACGGCAATATTTTTGTAAAAATGATATTAAACTACCAGGATGAAAAGGAGGTTTATGAGCGCTTGGATTATCTGGTTGCAAAAGAAGCAGAAATTTGTAGGCTATTGCCAATAAGAGCTGCCCTTCATTGA